The Brassica oleracea var. oleracea cultivar TO1000 chromosome C7, BOL, whole genome shotgun sequence sequence CTATGCTTCTTACTGGGAAAAACCAGTCTCTTGGTAAAGGTATGTATATATGCTTATTATAATTGTTACTCTTCCTTCTTTCATATACATACTTATTACCTGCATTTGTGTTTCTTCCAGCCTTGTCCAGGACTATGTTTGGTGGTTCTTTTGCAGTGAATACCTCCGACCTCTTGCCTAGTTTAGCTGACAATGTCTTGGTATGCTTGCTTTTCTTTTTTCCTTTTCGTTGGAAAAAAACTATCTCCATTTCTCTTAGAGGGTTTACTAAAAAGGTCAATGAGATTTTAGGGTACAACACTAGGAGCAGGGATGGACAGTTTCAGGGATCCAGGGATTGACTCAGGACTCGCCATCTACAGCATCCAACCTCAGTGCAATGCAAACTCTACATGGCCACTTTCATTAGGAAAAACACGTACAGGTAACAACGAATGAGAGAATAAAAATGAAAAAAAAAGGATAAAATGAGATGATTAACTTAATGGTTGGTGTCAAAAAATATCCCAGAGGTGAAGTGTGTTCAAGGGTTGTGCCTTTGGAGAAATACATCTACAGAGGTCAATGAGGAGATTTTCAAGGGTAGTTGGAGGGGAAATACTGAGCGAATGACAAATGAGATTGCTGCAGGTTTTTTGTTAAAATTTTCTTCTATTTATTTATATAAGTTATATGCATGCTTTAGTATATATATATTGACTGTTGACTGATGTATATCTTGTTGCCTTTTAGCATATGATCTCTTGAGTACGGATGGAAAAAACTTGGATGTGAACATCTGGTATAATGCGACATATTACAGTAAAGGTCCTCAAAACAAGCCTTTGGTCCGAGTTCCCCGCTTGATCAGTCTGGTATGAACGTAGGTCTTGGTAAATGCTCTTTCTTTCTATATGTTTCATTAACTGAACCGGTCAAAAACTGCAGGTATCAAGTGTTTATTTAAAGTTTCTGAAAGGCCCTGGGACAAAGATACTATTCGAGTTTGTCAAAGAAGTTCCTAAGAACTCTACTAAAAGCAATTCAGATATTGCATCTCTGTTTGGTCCGCTTTTCTTCACTTGGGTTGTTCTTCTTCTGTTCCCTGTAAGTTGTATATTATTACTACAGTTAAATACTTTTAGGCCCATTACTAAACTCCACAACATATTTACTCATCATCCTAATGTAAATTTTTTGCAGGTGATTTTGACATCATTGGTGTATGAGAAACAAGAACGTCTAAGAATTATAATGAAAATGCATGGCCTAGGCGATGGTCCATACTGGTTGATTTCATATGCCTATTTTCTTACCATATCCGTGTTGTACATTCTTTCTTTGGTGAGCTTCGGGTCAGTGATAGGACTCAACTACTTTCGGCTCAATTCCTATAGCGTCCAGTTCGTTTTCTATTTTATCTACTTAAATCTGCAAATCGCCATTGCCTTTCTAGTCTCTACAATGTTTTCAAAGGTTAAGACTGTTACAGGTAATAAATAACAACATATCACATTTCTTGAATCTTCTCCTCAAAGAGTGAAAATTTCAACGTCTTCTTGGCTTTTAAATGTTAGTTGTTGCTTACATTATGGTGTTTGGGACTGGGCTCTTGGGAAACTTTCTCTTCGCACAGCTACTTGACTCTCCCTCATTCCCCGGTAAGTTAAAACTAGATCAATACACATGTTTCTGACCACTTTTGTTAACTAGTATTTTTTACCTAAAACAGATAAATGGATTATTGTGTTGGAGTTGTTTCCTGGATTTTCATTATTCCGAGGATTGTATGAGTTTGCACAAGCAGCCTTCCATGGAAACGGGATGAAGTGGGGGGATCTCAGCGAAAGTGGAATGGATAAAGTGTTCTACATCATGTTAGTGGAATGGTTTGTGACTCTCACTGTGGCCTACGTTGTCGATCAGGTTCTTACATCAGGGAAAAGCCCTTGCTTGTTCACCAAGAAAGCTACTACTTCCCTACCAGACCCTAGTGTACAGAGTCAAAGCTCTGACAACATCCTCATTGACATGGAAAAAGCAGATGTCACTCACGAGGTATGTAAACAAAAAATTGCTATTCTTTTTTTCTTTTCCATGTCGTTCTGAAGGCGGAAACTAATCAGAGGGAGAAAGTGGAGGTAATGAGGATAGAAGGGAGCACATGGCACGCGATTGTGTGTGACAACCTGAAGAAGGTGTATCCAGGTAGAGATGGTAACCCACCAAAAATAGCAGTAAGAGGGATGTATCTCGACGTGCCTTCAGGGGAATGTTTTGGCATGCTTGGACCCAATGGTGCCGGCAAAACCTCTTTCATCAATATGGTCAGTTCTGCATTAAAAAAAGACCAATGTTCTTACACTGAATAACGTTTCAGACTGTTATAAAATTTTGTAAATATTTCTCTGTTGTGTTTAGATGACTGGCCTCTTAAAACCGACATCTGGAACTGCTTTGGTTAAAGGTTGGGACATATGCAAGGATATGAACAAAGTATACACTAGCATGGGCGTATGCCCGCAGCACGAGTAAAATACTCTTCAACAATACTTATTGCATTTTCTTTCATTACCAAGAAAATAAGGAACAGCTTTTTTTTTCATGTCTTCAGCTTGCTTTGGGAGACACTGACAGGAAGAGAACATCTTCTCTTTTACGGGCGACTCAAGAACATCAAGGGCCCTGCTCTAAAGCAAGTATGTTTTACAACTTTGCTATTATTGTCTTATATGTTACGTACTCCACCAAGAAAATGTTATTATTCATGGATTTATGATTATATTTTCAAGGCTGTGGAAGAGTCTCTCAAAAGTGTCAGCCTCTTTGATGGAGGAGTTGCTGACAAACCTGCTGGAAAATACAGCGGAGGTATGAAACGGCGACTAAGTGTGGCCATTTCGCTTATTGGCAACCCAAAGGTACTCTCCATGGTCTATTGTCATATGATTTTGTTAGGAATATATCAATAAAAAAAATTGTGGAAAGTCTTTGATCTATTTATCCGTAATAGACAAGACTTTGTTTTATCTAAGACAATTTCAAAATTAACTAAAAAAAATTCCATTTTCTAATATGTTAAAGGTGGTGTACATGGATGAGCCTAGCACTGGACTTGATCCAGCCTCAAGAAAGAACTTATGGACCGTGATCCAGCGTGCAAAACAGGACACAGCCATAATCCTCACAAGTACTTCAATCTCTATCTCTTCTCTCACTAATTACTCTTTTGCAGACAATTACTATCAGATAAGAACGTGATGGATATTTTTTTAACCTAGCTTGCCCCTCACGGTTTTTCAGCTCATTCAATGGAAGAAGCAGAGTTTCTCTGCGACAGATTAGGGATTTTTGTTGACGGAGGCTTGCAGTGCATAGGAAACCCTAAAGAGCTTAAGGGAAGGTACGGTGGATCGTATGTCTTCACGATGACAACCTCATCAGAACACGAGGAGATAGTAGAGAGATTGGTTCAGAACATTTCACCGAACGCCAAGAAAGTGTATCATCTCTCAGGAACACAGAAGTTCGAGATCCCTAAGCAAGAAGTCATGATTTCAGACCTGTTTTTAATGGTGGAGAGTGCCAAAAGCAAGTTCACAGTGTTTGCTTGGGGGCTCGCCGACACAACTCTCGAAGACGTCTTCTTCAAGGTTGCTACAAGTGCTCAAGCTTCCTTGTCTTAAATGTTCGTATGAGATCCAACCCTATTTAGTGGTGGTATCAAATTAGGGCTTTTTATTATCAAATTTGATGTCTTGTGCGACACGTTAGTTCTTAAAAAGTCATGTAACTCTGGTTTTGATTTTAATAACATTTTGAAAGAGACACAACTTAAAGCTCATCACGGTCCGTAACTAACGACCTCGTGATGTTCACTATACGTTCTTGATCGATCCCAAACACGCCTCCAATATTCACGACTCCGGGACTCTGACTATTGTAAAAGGAGAGAGCGGTGGCTCGTTCGAAGCCACCGCTCAAGCAGAAATGAAGCAAACCTTTAGGAAAGACGAAGACATCGCCTTTCCGCAGAACCGTCTGAAAAATCTTGTCGTTGGTATCGACAAATCCAGCGAACACGACTCCACTGACCACGAAGAGCAACTCGGATGACCTTGGATGCGAATGGAGCGGCACGGATCCGTCCCTTTCGAGGTCAGTGCGTGAGACAGAGAGACCAAGAGTGTTGAGGCCTGGAAACTCTGATGCTGTGAGCATTGTGACGTTGGACTGGAGATAATTGTCTGTGTCTCCGGCTACAGTAAGTTTGGTGGACTTGAAATCCTGAGCGTTGATCTCGGTCGGGTTCTTGCAAGGATAGCCGTTGATAAAGAAGATGCTCTGTTCTCCTTGAGCCGTCGGACAAGTGTCTTGCATATTGTCTGAATCTGAAGAGACAGTTAAGAAGATTGCACAAAACAAGATCAAGAAGAAGAGTTTCATCATTGAAGACTACTTAGCTTGTAAATATTCAGATATATATATAGAAACTAAAGTAAAGCAAAAAAAAAAACACTGTTTCTAGGCGATATGTGGCTTAGAGTTGAGTACACTACTTAGAGGCTTTTTGATTAAGATTATGTTCTAAGATGAAAATCGCTTCTAAGGAATACTTTTCACTAATGTTTCAACGTACTGATGTTGACATTATTACTTCTTCTAGTTCTGATTCTATTTTGTTTAACAAATATATGCAATTTAGCTTTGCTATAACAGGACACCAAACAAGCTTCATAGGCTTAGCTAACTTGAAACTGAAGTACTATACAACTGAAGGGGACGAAAAGTTTATGTCCAAACACATAATTTGAAACGAGTCAGAGGGAAACACCTAGTGCCCATTTTCAGACCGGGAAGTATCGGTTTGATTGCTGTTGTCCGAGCTCTCGAGTATATCTTGTATGAAATTTATGAAAGAGCAGAGTCCACCCAAGAACTTATGGTCGATGACACCATTTCCATCAAGAACATGAGTAAAATCCACCAGCTTTACTTGTGCCCGGGCTCCTTTCATCAAACACGAATCTGTAACAACCCATCCCGCTCACTCGGAATCCGGCTCACAGTCCTGCAAGACACTGACCCTAACCCTTCTCATGTGCGCCCCTCTCGACCATATATGTAAGTTATTGATGCGTTTGGCGTTACTCGAACCCAAGACCTCACCCTTTAACAACACTCAAATGAGTTGTAATCAATTGATCTTGGGTTCGAGGAACGCCAAGCGCATCAATAACCTACATGTATGGCCGGGAAGGGCGCACATGAGAGAGGTTAGGATCAGTGCCCTGCAGGGCTGTGAGCCGGATTCCGAGTGAACGGGATGGATTGTCACATAATCATTCTCATAAAACAATAAAACTGAGCAAGAATTGAAATGGTATAGCATTTGAGTTTCAAACTAAGCCTTAAGATCTAACAATTGTGTTAAGATCCCGCCATAAACTTGTGAACGCAAATGCACAGTCGGGCGGTATCGAGTTGGCTAGCGAGTTTGATGACATGGAAGTATCCATGGATATGATCCGGAACATTCTTGTTTGATAACTAAAATTATTTACGAAAATTAATGACTAAACCTAAAATAATGAAGAAAATAATTGCCAAAAATGACTCAAAAATTATTTATCAAATAGGGGGATTTGCCAAAAATGGCTCAAAACTTGATTTTGAATACAAACTTGATTTTGAATACAAAAGTATACCCCAAATTCAATTAAATGCAAAAGTAACCCAAAAACCTAGTGAAATTACAACAGTCCCCTTATGAACAAACAAAAAACATGTATTCAATTTTACCATTATAAGCCTCCGTTAGAGAAGACTTCTTTGTAAGTCTTCTCAATGATGACTTCTTTGTAAGTTTTCTCGTTCAGTAGATCTTAAAAATAATTTTATAAAAAATAATCTGATGGGTAAAAAATTGAAATCATATAATAATAAACATTTTTCAATGATGTAATTAAATTTAGTTCATCTGAAATTGAATTATTTTCAACATAAATGAGTGAATGTATATTGGCTCATGAGTCATTGGTTTAGGGTTTGGTAACATATGTTATAGTATTGTATGTATCTTTAGGGTTAGATTCTGAAATCTTACCTTCATTTTTTTTCTTTTTCAAATTGACCCATATATGTTTAGTAACTATCTAATAACTTGATTTAAACACTTTCTTAAGTTTAAGAAAGTGTTTTTTGCATAGTTAATTGATTTTAGGATCTGGAAGACTCACATAAGACTTAAAAAGAAGTCTTCGGACACATCTCGTCTAAAGTTTAGTAGAATTTATGGTTTCCGCCTAAATTTTGGAATAATTTAGGTTTCCCGCCTAAATCAAAGTCTTCCATAAGTTTTCCAGGAGTCTTCCATAAGTCTTATAGAAATCTTCCAGAGAAAGTCTTCTCATGGATTAGATCTTAAAAAAAATTAAAATTTTTATAAAAAATATTTTCATGGGGTAAAATTTGAAATCATGTAATAATAAACATTTTTCAATGATTTAAATTTAGTTTATCTGAAATTAAATTATTTTCAACATAGATGAGCGAATGTAGATTGGTTCATGAGTCATTGGTTTAGGGTTTGGTAAAATATGTTATAGTATTGTTGGTATCTTTAGGGTTAGATTTGAAATCTTATCTTCATTTTTTTTCCTTTTTCAAATTGACCTATATATGTTTAGTAACTATCTAACAATTTGATTTTAACACTTTCTAAGTTTTTTTAAGTTAAAAAAGGTTTTTTGCATAGTTATTTGATTTTAAGGTCTAGAAGACTCACAAAATACTTAAAAAGAAGTCTTCCAACACATCTCGCCTAAATTTAAGTAAAATTTAGGATTCCCGCCTAAATTTTGGAATAATTTAGGTTTTCCGCCTAAATCAAAGTCTTCCATAAGTCTTCCATGAGTCTTATATAAGTCTTCCATGAGTCTTACATAAGTTTTCCATAAGTCTTCTCGGTCGAAAATATTTAACCTAATTGGAATTTTTGTCTTCATATATAAAGAAAATTTACACATTTTCTTTCTTCCTCTTAAATGACTGCAACAAAAATGTAATGTTTCTCACTCAAAAACTATCCAACCTCTCTCTAATCTATTCGAACATCAAAACACCAAACTTTATATCAATTTCTCACTTTTTCTTATGTCTTCTCACTAATTTATCTTCTTTTTACAAGTTTTTCATTACATAATTCTCATCTTTCACTCTTTCAAAGGTAGATCTCTAAATTTTGGATATGAATTTATGTGTGTGTTTATATGTTAGATTCTAAAAAGCTATAGATTCAACATAGTGTGACTGTTTTGTTTATTTTGTAAGCATAAAATTTTCATTTTTGAAGCTTTTCTCTGTTTTGAAGTCATTTGAATGTTTTTGAATTTGCAGGTTTTTCCAGATCAGAGAGACTTTGAAAGACTTCTCAAAAGACTCTCGGAAGACTTCTCAGAAGCCTTCTTAGAAAGTCTTCTAATGCATTTTATGCTAGAAGACTTCCCACGAAGTCTTCAGGAAGTCTTCTGCCTAAAGTGGTATAAATTTTGGATATGTATTTTGTGTGTTTTATATATTAGATTCTAAAAAATTATAGATTCAACCTAATGTGACTGTTTTTTTATTATCTAAATGTTTATTTTTGAAGTCTTCTCTATTTTGAAGTCATTTGAATGCTTTTGAATAAGCAGATTTTTCAGATCTGAGGCAGATTTTGGAAGACTTCTGGGATAATTCTCGGAAGACTCTCAGAAGACTTCTTGGGAAATCTACTAATGTATTTTATGCTAGAAGACTTCCCACGAAGTCTTCAGAAAGTCTTCCAAAGCCTTCTGTCCAAAGTGGTACAAAGAGATGATGTGAAGTGGAGTCCAAGTTTATCTATGTTGAGGAATAATATCTAGCTGTGTAATAATTTTGTTTATGGTCTTTTTACGATTTGTATGTGTAATATTTTAGTTGTAAATTATTTTGTAAACTTTAAGACATGTTAATCAAAAGAATGGTAAATATGTTCATGTTTTGCCAAAAGTACTTGCTTCATTAAAGTTATTGATGCAACATACCAAAATATATTTTAATCATTCTACCCACACATAAAAAAACACAACAACACAAAAACTTAGTAAAATTTGCTAAAACTAAGAGAGAAGACTTCTTCTCAAGAAACCTTAGTCAAATTCACAAAAGATCAAAATTGAATTTTAAGTGAAAGTTGAAATTTTAAATCTCATGGAAGTTAAAAATTGTATCTTATGAGGAAGACAACACAAACACAGAACATCAACTTAATAAAACAAAATCATCGGAGAACACTTCTTATGAAGTCTTCTCCAAGTCTTCTATGAGGAAGACTTATAGAAGACTTCTCCATTTAGCTAGAAACATTATCAAACATCAATTTTTGTAATTTCATAATTATCACCAATTAAGTTATAAATTCGACTCAGTAGTCCCAATATTGACTAATAAACATGAATTAACAAGAATATATTAAAAATTCATTTTAATTTTGGATAAATTTGAAGTTTAATAAAGATTTATGTAGAAGACTTCTTTTGAAGTCATCCACATAAGACTTCAAAAGAAGTCTACTATGTGTAGACTTCAAAAGAAGTCTTCTATTTATGTCATTTTTGCAATTGCAAATTTACGAAGGAATACTTCTTAAGAAGTCTACTCTACAGAAGGCATCTACGGAAGTCTTCCTTTGTAAATATTGGCTTACTTTTGAAATTGAGTTTTTTCGAAATTTTCAGAGAAGACTAGTCTTCTCGGATAAACAGGTTACTTTTGAATTTCACCGAAGTTAGTTAGAATTTTGACTTTTTGTAGAAGACTTCTAGGGAAGTCTACCTGGAGAATACTTCAAAAGAATTCTTCTCTAAGTCTTCCGAAAGTCTTCTCAATGTCGCAAGAAGTCTGATGGGTTACTTTTGCAATTGACTATATTTGACTTTTCGAGAGAAGACTTCTTTAGAAGTCTTCTCGAGTTTAATTATGGGTAAGAAGTCTTCTCATTGATATTAAATGTTTTACTATTATTTTTCAAGTGAAAAAGTAACTCACGCAGACATCTTTCGGCACTGAGAAGACTTAGGGAAAACTTTCAGAAGACTTCTGTAGAAGTTTTCTCCAGAAAGACTTCTTTAGAAGTCTTCTACAAAAAGTCAAATTTCTGACCAACTTCGGTTAAATTTAAAAGTAACCTGTTTATCCGAGTCTCTGGGAATTTCGAAATTTTTTGTTTACAAAGGAAAGTTAGAAGACTTCTAGGAAATTTTTTAATAGAAGTCTTCTATTAAAAACACACAAAGGTCAATTGCAAAACTAACATATGCATTGACCAGAAGTCTTCTCGATGAAGAAGACTTCTAAAGAAGTCTTATTCGTCGAACAAATCTGAAAAATAAATTGTAGTTCGCGATTTCATACCTTGAACTCGTGAGATGACTTGCGTGGTTTCTCCAATCACCCAAAACTTCACCACAACAGCTACCTACTCATTAATCACCAAGAATCGTGAGCTTATGAACCTTACATAATTTGTAATCAAAATCTTCAGTTTTTTTTATGAATTTTGAGAGAAAGTGTAAGATATATGGTTTGTATGGATAAGAAATGAGAAAGGATGAGAAAAATCGAAACTTTAGGACATTAACACTTTCAATTTGGTAGTTCATGGTGGTTGAGGTATTGATGTCAATGGCAAAGTTGTAAATATTTGGTGAAGATGAGGAAGATAAGGTAAACGCCTTATTTTCGAGAAAAAAAATAAAATAAAAAGTAATTCCATTTTTGTGAATAGCTAGAACTTCTAGGGTGAATAGGACAAAAGAAAGTTTCAAAAAAAGCATAGGTTATTTTTGTGTTTGACTTGAAATATTTAGTCATTTTTGGAAGAACCCCTATCAAATAATAGTATAAATAGATATATTTTCAGTTTCATATATAATTTATGTATATATTTTTTTAACCAGTTTTAAAAGTAGTTTCATTTCTAATATTGTATGTTTTCAAAATAGTATAATTCATTTAGTTAATTTTTGGGAAAATTTCCTAACAGAATTTAAATTGGGGACTTTGGACCAAAAGAAAACACAAAAATGACCAAAATATATTTTATTAAAAAGATAAAAAACACTTCTTTTACCATTAATTTATAAATATATAAATATAAATAATTATTTAAATAATTACAAAATACGTATTCAAATTAAACTTTAAATTTTATTTTTGAATCTCTTTTCCAATTTTTCCGAAATTTTATTTCGAAATTCTAAAATTATTTTTGAAACTATTTTTAAAATTCTTACTTTAAATTTTAAATATTTATTTAATTATTTTTAAAATCCTAAACTCCAACGCTCAAAAACCCACCTTTCAAATATAAACCGTAAGTCTATATTAGTTAACTATGAGATAATGTTTTTTTACTTCTTTAATGAAATATTTTGGTCATTTTGATCTTTGTGTGATATATTTATGATTAAAAAATTTAATGCTATTATAGAGAATTTCTCATGACTTTTTATAGTCAATCAATTTTATTTTATAATTTGAAATTAAAATGACGCAATCCATACTTTTAACATGTGTCCATTGCTTAATTTGTTTTGTATTTGATAATAGTTTTGATGTTTGTTGAAACATTTCGAAAATGCACTTGAAAAATATTAACTATATCATCTTATTTTAAATATTCTATAAATTAAAAGCATGTATAATTAACATAAATCTATCCTTTTCAATACTTTTAATAAATTGAGTTTATCTTATACATTGTTGAATTTGTTTTATTTGTATTATAATTATTTGATCTTTTAATTTATAAATTAATTACTATATTAATTCTATAAATTATTGATATATTTAT is a genomic window containing:
- the LOC106304482 gene encoding ABC transporter A family member 10-like encodes the protein MADHGQASFWTQANALLRKNLTYQRKHIWTNVRLVLVPLFLCLLLLSIQLLLEAVMSKVSDMAKCGSKDAPNGDYCPIPTPPLLPPMLHIPEPESRAVKAGFFPYSDLPDLSCRKTKTCPLTMLLTGKNQSLGKALSRTMFGGSFAVNTSDLLPSLADNVLGTTLGAGMDSFRDPGIDSGLAIYSIQPQCNANSTWPLSLGKTRTEVKCVQGLCLWRNTSTEVNEEIFKGSWRGNTERMTNEIAAAYDLLSTDGKNLDVNIWYNATYYSKGPQNKPLVRVPRLISLVSSVYLKFLKGPGTKILFEFVKEVPKNSTKSNSDIASLFGPLFFTWVVLLLFPVILTSLVYEKQERLRIIMKMHGLGDGPYWLISYAYFLTISVLYILSLVSFGSVIGLNYFRLNSYSVQFVFYFIYLNLQIAIAFLVSTMFSKVKTVTVVAYIMVFGTGLLGNFLFAQLLDSPSFPDKWIIVLELFPGFSLFRGLYEFAQAAFHGNGMKWGDLSESGMDKVFYIMLVEWFVTLTVAYVVDQVLTSGKSPCLFTKKATTSLPDPSVQSQSSDNILIDMEKADVTHEREKVEVMRIEGSTWHAIVCDNLKKVYPGRDGNPPKIAVRGMYLDVPSGECFGMLGPNGAGKTSFINMMTGLLKPTSGTALVKGWDICKDMNKVYTSMGVCPQHDLLWETLTGREHLLFYGRLKNIKGPALKQAVEESLKSVSLFDGGVADKPAGKYSGGMKRRLSVAISLIGNPKVVYMDEPSTGLDPASRKNLWTVIQRAKQDTAIILTTHSMEEAEFLCDRLGIFVDGGLQCIGNPKELKGRYGGSYVFTMTTSSEHEEIVERLVQNISPNAKKVYHLSGTQKFEIPKQEVMISDLFLMVESAKSKFTVFAWGLADTTLEDVFFKVATSAQASLS
- the LOC106304483 gene encoding germin-like protein subfamily 3 member 4, producing the protein MMKLFFLILFCAIFLTVSSDSDNMQDTCPTAQGEQSIFFINGYPCKNPTEINAQDFKSTKLTVAGDTDNYLQSNVTMLTASEFPGLNTLGLSVSRTDLERDGSVPLHSHPRSSELLFVVSGVVFAGFVDTNDKIFQTVLRKGDVFVFPKGLLHFCLSGGFERATALSFYNSQSPGVVNIGGVFGIDQERIVNITRSLVTDRDEL